A genomic segment from Candidatus Viadribacter manganicus encodes:
- the ftsA gene encoding cell division protein FtsA, which translates to MSASVKHRDEAQFEDQRLAPLVASIDVGVSKTVCLTSRRDPVLDMHPERPLRVLGIGQQTAPAIASGKPADFDACARAIEVAIQEAAAMAGAPVQRVVASYSGPGLNSQIVRGAARVKGAVISHRDIENAIDEAMKAAPAPQRSFVHVEPLRYTIDDGEGIPDPLGHPGKMLAVEACVVTAPTEALNALRACIRQAGADVEDIIAGPQAAALSALTPEEREEGALLIDIGAGAIGVAAYASEGLVHCETISSGGVRLTRDLAMKLQTTFAAAERVKLHFGAVGNACDPREAVQAPKIGLDGRLEAATTLRGVISDTLTPRLMEMLLTVRDRMNRAGFGGSEGPQRAVLVGGGALIPGVRELAAEALGMPVRVGRPLELCGFDHGEAGPAYAVAAGLLRHRLDNTDLELVDGDFQPSLAHLGASVRNAVHGMWNWLRENF; encoded by the coding sequence ATGTCCGCTTCTGTCAAGCATCGCGATGAAGCTCAATTCGAAGACCAGCGCTTGGCGCCGCTCGTCGCCTCGATCGACGTTGGCGTGTCGAAGACCGTTTGTCTGACCTCGCGCCGTGATCCGGTGCTCGATATGCATCCGGAGCGTCCGCTGCGCGTGCTCGGCATCGGCCAGCAAACCGCGCCTGCGATTGCCAGCGGCAAGCCGGCGGATTTTGACGCCTGCGCGCGCGCCATCGAAGTCGCCATTCAAGAAGCCGCCGCCATGGCCGGCGCGCCCGTTCAACGCGTCGTCGCGTCGTATTCTGGTCCTGGGCTCAACTCGCAGATCGTTCGCGGCGCTGCCCGCGTCAAAGGCGCCGTCATTTCGCATCGCGATATCGAGAACGCGATCGACGAGGCGATGAAGGCGGCCCCCGCGCCGCAACGCTCATTCGTGCACGTTGAGCCGCTGCGTTACACGATCGATGACGGTGAAGGCATTCCTGATCCGCTGGGGCATCCAGGCAAGATGCTGGCGGTAGAGGCTTGCGTCGTCACTGCGCCGACCGAAGCGCTGAATGCGCTGCGCGCCTGCATCCGCCAGGCCGGCGCCGACGTGGAAGATATTATCGCTGGTCCGCAAGCTGCGGCGCTCTCGGCGCTGACGCCTGAAGAGCGCGAAGAGGGCGCGTTGCTGATCGACATCGGCGCAGGCGCGATCGGCGTCGCCGCTTATGCCAGCGAAGGCCTCGTTCATTGCGAGACGATTTCATCCGGTGGCGTGCGTTTGACGCGCGACCTGGCGATGAAGTTGCAAACGACGTTCGCAGCCGCCGAGCGGGTAAAGCTACACTTTGGCGCCGTAGGCAATGCCTGCGATCCGCGCGAAGCGGTGCAAGCGCCGAAGATTGGTTTGGATGGCCGGTTGGAAGCGGCGACGACGTTGCGCGGGGTGATTTCCGACACGCTGACGCCGCGCCTCATGGAAATGCTGCTGACGGTTCGCGACCGTATGAACCGCGCGGGCTTTGGCGGCAGCGAAGGTCCACAACGCGCGGTGCTGGTTGGTGGCGGCGCGTTGATCCCTGGCGTGCGCGAATTGGCGGCCGAAGCGCTTGGCATGCCGGTGCGGGTTGGCCGGCCGCTGGAGCTTTGCGGCTTCGATCATGGCGAGGCGGGGCCAGCTTACGCTGTGGCCGCCGGTTTGTTGCGCCATCGCCTCGACAACACCGATCTTGAACTGGTCGATGGCGATTTCCAACCTTCGCTTGCCCATCTCGGCGCCTCCGTGCGCAACGCGGTGCACGGCATGTGGAATTGGCTGCGCGAAAACTTCTAA
- a CDS encoding cell division protein FtsQ/DivIB, which yields MAAVRARRSGGGGKGGGRGYDEPPRGKRRRPQPVPAYESMPRIARIKLSGGLSGDDMQVSGKSLALALTGGVMFIGIAIAGAAWLGSSLFDAREAFARSADATVANAGFEIAEIRVARLPDAPEISEAREQEVRSLIVPEGRHSILALDPQEVQARVESLDWVANARVRRLWPSTLMVEVERRREFAVWEDENHQSAVIDANGERLLTERVEDNAGLLRVVGRGAGPAAPPILAALETMPEIRDRTVQLTRVGDRRWDIELKSGAIVALPEEGQIEALEQLQRLHQQYALLDRAVTRFDLRAPGRLAVRIHPELAGAPLMGGA from the coding sequence ATGGCCGCGGTGAGAGCGCGCCGCTCAGGCGGCGGTGGCAAAGGTGGTGGACGCGGCTATGACGAGCCGCCGCGCGGCAAACGCCGCCGTCCTCAACCTGTGCCCGCATATGAATCCATGCCGCGCATCGCGCGCATTAAGCTGTCAGGCGGCTTGAGCGGCGATGACATGCAAGTCAGCGGCAAGAGCCTCGCGCTGGCGCTGACCGGCGGCGTTATGTTTATCGGCATCGCCATTGCCGGCGCCGCCTGGCTGGGTTCGTCTCTGTTTGATGCGCGCGAAGCTTTTGCGCGCTCGGCTGACGCGACCGTCGCCAATGCCGGCTTTGAGATCGCTGAGATCCGCGTTGCGCGTCTGCCGGATGCGCCCGAGATCAGCGAAGCGCGCGAACAGGAAGTGCGCTCGCTCATCGTGCCGGAAGGGCGCCATTCCATTCTGGCGCTCGATCCCCAGGAAGTTCAGGCGCGTGTCGAAAGTCTCGATTGGGTCGCCAATGCGCGCGTGCGCCGTCTTTGGCCATCGACGTTGATGGTGGAAGTGGAGCGCCGCCGTGAGTTCGCGGTCTGGGAAGACGAGAACCATCAGTCGGCTGTGATCGACGCCAATGGCGAGCGCCTTCTGACTGAGCGTGTCGAAGACAATGCCGGTTTGCTGCGCGTTGTCGGACGCGGCGCCGGTCCGGCCGCGCCACCGATCTTGGCTGCGCTCGAAACCATGCCGGAAATTCGCGACCGCACGGTGCAGCTGACACGCGTAGGCGATCGCCGCTGGGATATTGAGTTGAAGTCCGGCGCCATCGTCGCGCTGCCGGAAGAGGGGCAGATCGAAGCGCTCGAGCAATTGCAGCGCCTTCACCAGCAATATGCTTTGCTCGATCGCGCGGTGACGCGCTTTGATTTGCGCGCGCCGGGCCGTCTCGCCGTTCGCATTCATCCCGAACTAGCCGGCGCGCCTCTGATGGGAGGCGCATAA